One genomic region from Halomicrobium zhouii encodes:
- a CDS encoding ribosome biogenesis/translation initiation ATPase RLI, translating into MADDSIAVVDLDRCQPDRCNYECMNFCPPNRTGKECIVKRGDTYEEGEDFEGSPDQVRISEEICLGETCGICVEKCPFDAIEIINLPQELNDEPVHRFGENSFALYGLPAPQEGRVTGILGPNGIGKTTAVHILADELAPNLGKYGEEPSWDEVLDRYRGTELQNYLEDLREGDVTVARKPQYVDQIPDQFDGPTRDLLEATDERGALDDLVERVGIEPVLDNHIDNLSGGELQRVALVATLARDADFYFLDEITPYLDIGQRMTAAQLIQELAEDEDRSMLVVEHDLAILDLLTDALHVAYGEPGAYGIITSPKSTKGGINEYLGGYLDNENMRIRQTEIEFEEHAPRTSSTGDVVIEYPDLVKSYGEGEFSLEVEGGSIRESEVLGVVGPNGIGKSTFAKMLAGRLEPDEGEIDTELDIAYKPQYIEIDQPMRVDAFLASITDDFGSSYWNTEISQPLQLSSIMEQNLDDLSGGERQRVAIAACLSKDADLYLLDEPSAHLDVEQRVLATSAIRRYAENHDATAMVIDHDIYMIDLLSDRLLVFDGEPAHHGQASPPVGMREGMNEFLANLDVTFRRDERTSRPRINKPGSQLDRQQKRDGEYYYAP; encoded by the coding sequence ATGGCGGACGACAGCATCGCGGTCGTGGACCTGGACAGGTGCCAGCCCGACCGCTGTAACTACGAGTGTATGAACTTCTGCCCGCCCAACCGGACGGGCAAGGAGTGCATCGTCAAGCGCGGCGACACGTACGAGGAGGGCGAGGACTTCGAGGGCAGTCCCGACCAGGTCCGCATCTCCGAGGAGATCTGTCTTGGCGAGACCTGCGGGATCTGCGTCGAGAAGTGCCCGTTCGACGCCATCGAGATCATCAACCTCCCGCAGGAACTCAACGACGAGCCGGTCCACCGCTTCGGCGAGAACTCCTTCGCGCTGTACGGCCTGCCCGCGCCCCAGGAAGGGCGCGTCACGGGCATCCTCGGTCCGAACGGTATCGGGAAGACGACGGCCGTCCACATCCTCGCCGACGAGCTGGCCCCGAACCTCGGCAAGTACGGCGAGGAGCCGTCATGGGACGAAGTGCTGGACCGCTACCGCGGGACGGAGCTCCAGAACTACCTGGAGGACCTCCGCGAGGGCGACGTGACCGTCGCGCGCAAGCCCCAGTACGTCGACCAGATCCCCGACCAGTTCGACGGCCCCACGCGGGACCTGCTCGAAGCGACGGACGAACGCGGCGCGCTCGACGACCTCGTCGAACGCGTCGGCATCGAGCCGGTGCTGGACAACCACATCGACAACCTCTCCGGCGGCGAGCTGCAGCGCGTCGCCCTCGTGGCGACGCTGGCCCGCGACGCCGACTTCTACTTCCTCGACGAGATAACGCCGTACCTCGACATCGGCCAGCGGATGACCGCCGCACAGCTCATCCAGGAACTCGCCGAGGACGAGGACCGCTCGATGCTGGTCGTCGAGCACGACCTGGCGATTCTGGACCTGCTGACGGACGCGCTCCACGTCGCCTACGGTGAGCCCGGCGCCTACGGTATCATCACCAGCCCGAAGTCGACCAAGGGCGGGATCAACGAGTACCTCGGTGGCTACCTCGACAACGAGAACATGCGCATCCGCCAGACGGAGATCGAGTTCGAGGAGCACGCCCCGCGCACGAGTTCGACCGGCGACGTCGTCATCGAGTACCCCGACCTCGTCAAGTCCTACGGCGAGGGCGAGTTCTCCCTCGAAGTCGAGGGCGGATCGATTCGCGAGAGCGAGGTCCTGGGCGTCGTCGGCCCGAACGGCATCGGGAAGTCGACGTTCGCCAAGATGCTCGCCGGCCGGCTCGAACCGGACGAGGGCGAGATCGACACCGAACTCGACATCGCCTACAAGCCCCAGTACATCGAGATCGACCAGCCGATGCGTGTCGACGCGTTCCTCGCCTCGATCACCGACGACTTCGGTTCGTCGTACTGGAACACCGAAATCTCCCAGCCGCTCCAGCTCAGTTCCATCATGGAGCAGAACCTCGACGACCTCTCCGGCGGGGAGCGCCAGCGCGTCGCCATCGCCGCCTGCCTGTCGAAGGACGCCGATCTGTACCTCCTGGACGAGCCGTCGGCCCACCTCGACGTCGAACAGCGCGTGCTCGCGACCTCGGCCATCCGGCGCTACGCCGAGAACCACGACGCCACGGCGATGGTCATCGACCACGACATCTACATGATCGACCTGCTGTCGGACCGCCTGCTCGTCTTCGACGGCGAGCCCGCCCACCACGGGCAGGCCAGTCCCCCCGTGGGGATGCGCGAGGGCATGAACGAGTTCCTCGCTAATTTGGACGTGACCTTCCGGCGCGACGAGCGGACCTCCCGGCCGCGTATCAACAAGCCCGGGAGTCAGTTGGACCGGCAGCAAAAGCGGGATGGGGAGTATTACTACGCGCCCTAG
- a CDS encoding EMC6-like membrane protein, whose translation MATETVDEMSAHMRGLTVTTIAAVAGLAAGVASNAVAGGDPKSQIGIGVLAIAILVQFPILHVLGIEYDGLGTKDKVYVAFMTFALWFVSWGILLASAL comes from the coding sequence ATGGCTACGGAAACGGTCGACGAGATGAGCGCGCACATGCGCGGGCTCACGGTCACGACGATAGCCGCGGTGGCGGGGCTCGCGGCTGGCGTCGCGTCCAACGCGGTCGCCGGGGGTGACCCGAAGAGCCAGATCGGCATCGGGGTCCTCGCGATCGCGATCCTCGTCCAGTTCCCCATCCTGCACGTGCTCGGGATCGAATACGACGGCCTCGGGACGAAGGACAAGGTCTACGTCGCGTTCATGACCTTCGCGCTGTGGTTCGTCTCGTGGGGCATCCTCCTGGCGTCTGCACTCTAA
- a CDS encoding BglG family transcription antiterminator → MTDSDGEAIADLPPSAKLVYKVLEYDGPLTQKGIVQESMLSARTVRYALERLDEVGVIEEDVYFADARQNLYEIVEPDEAEQADAAVSD, encoded by the coding sequence ATGACTGATTCCGACGGGGAGGCCATCGCTGACCTTCCACCGAGCGCGAAGCTCGTCTACAAGGTTCTGGAGTACGACGGCCCGCTCACTCAGAAGGGCATCGTCCAGGAGTCGATGCTCTCGGCGCGGACCGTTCGCTACGCCCTCGAACGCCTCGACGAAGTCGGCGTGATCGAGGAGGACGTCTACTTCGCCGACGCCCGCCAGAACCTCTACGAGATCGTCGAACCGGACGAGGCCGAACAGGCCGACGCCGCGGTTTCGGACTGA
- a CDS encoding universal stress protein, which produces MYRALVPIDTNEERAASQARAVTTLPDAAESVEVVLLHVFDDDERDDDTTPTQLTAGKRAREILEDREIAVRRESAAGDPVDEILDAAEDFRADAIVMGGRKRSRVGALLFGSVSQAVTLGADLPVTITGDDVAGAPTFVCASCGERYYTETEIPKCNSCGGVKVEEAV; this is translated from the coding sequence ATGTACCGCGCACTGGTGCCCATCGACACGAACGAGGAACGGGCGGCCTCTCAGGCCCGTGCCGTGACGACGCTTCCCGACGCGGCCGAGAGCGTGGAAGTGGTGCTCTTGCACGTCTTCGACGACGACGAGCGCGACGACGACACGACGCCGACGCAACTCACTGCGGGCAAGCGTGCCAGGGAGATACTCGAGGATCGGGAAATCGCCGTGAGACGGGAGAGCGCGGCGGGCGACCCCGTCGACGAGATCCTCGACGCGGCCGAGGATTTCCGCGCCGACGCCATCGTCATGGGCGGGCGAAAGCGGTCACGGGTCGGCGCGCTCCTGTTCGGCAGCGTCAGCCAGGCGGTGACGCTCGGGGCGGACCTGCCGGTGACCATCACCGGCGACGACGTCGCTGGCGCCCCCACCTTCGTCTGTGCGTCGTGTGGCGAACGCTACTACACCGAGACCGAGATACCCAAGTGCAACAGCTGCGGCGGCGTGAAAGTAGAAGAAGCAGTCTGA
- a CDS encoding aldo/keto reductase: METTPLGATGERVSALCLGTMYFGSSVDRETSFDILDRYYEAGGRFLDTANIYATWVDGYDEPESEPLVGEWLDDCDVRAEMTVATKVGFGYGDVDRELDPETIRQEVERSRERLGVDTIDLLYAHVDDPATPQTDVMGTFADIVDDGAVRHLGASNFPAWRIARANRIAAERDWPRFECVQPRFSYLIPDRDADFDAQLPTTDELVDYCDQADLTVLPYSPTLRGCYGRDDRSIPEGYVRTENRLKVRLVSELAERKGVDGNAVALAWMVGRDQPTVPVVGCSSVDQLEQNLAALDVSFTDEEQRRLDAIESYGFDEWDLREA, translated from the coding sequence ATGGAAACGACTCCACTCGGAGCGACCGGTGAACGGGTCAGTGCGCTGTGTCTCGGAACGATGTACTTCGGCTCCAGCGTCGACCGGGAGACCTCGTTCGACATCCTCGACCGCTACTACGAGGCCGGCGGTCGCTTCCTCGACACCGCGAACATCTACGCGACGTGGGTCGACGGCTACGACGAACCCGAGAGCGAACCTCTCGTCGGGGAGTGGCTCGACGATTGCGACGTGCGCGCGGAGATGACCGTCGCCACCAAGGTCGGCTTCGGCTACGGCGACGTCGACCGGGAACTCGATCCCGAGACGATCCGCCAGGAGGTAGAGCGGAGTCGCGAGCGCCTCGGCGTCGACACCATCGACCTCCTCTACGCGCACGTCGACGACCCCGCGACGCCCCAGACCGACGTGATGGGCACGTTCGCCGATATCGTCGACGACGGCGCCGTCCGGCACCTCGGCGCGAGTAACTTCCCCGCCTGGCGGATCGCCCGCGCCAACCGCATCGCAGCCGAGCGCGACTGGCCCCGCTTCGAGTGCGTCCAGCCCCGCTTTTCCTACCTGATCCCCGACCGCGACGCCGACTTCGACGCCCAGCTCCCGACGACGGACGAACTCGTCGACTACTGCGACCAGGCCGACCTCACCGTCCTCCCCTACTCGCCGACGCTCCGGGGCTGCTACGGCCGCGACGACCGCTCGATCCCCGAGGGCTACGTCCGTACCGAGAACCGCCTGAAGGTGCGCCTCGTCTCGGAACTCGCCGAGCGAAAGGGCGTCGACGGCAACGCCGTCGCCCTGGCCTGGATGGTCGGCCGCGACCAACCGACGGTCCCCGTCGTCGGCTGTAGCTCGGTCGACCAGCTCGAACAGAACCTCGCCGCGCTGGACGTCTCCTTCACCGACGAAGAGCAGCGCCGCCTCGACGCCATCGAGTCCTACGGCTTCGACGAGTGGGATCTGCGCGAGGCGTAA
- a CDS encoding 5'-nucleotidase C-terminal domain-containing protein, translating into MTRTGTRSGRRTLVALVAVILVVAATPLGAVSVGAATTQQTAGNAGKNLASAGNTAQDTTIESSASRNATTLTILSYNDVQTAASDPDAMGRFVGTLHERRAAHDNPTVVVGGGDQVSPSSLSPVSQWRVPVRTLNVANPDAEVVGNHDLDYGFEPVENYSEASEFPWLAANVVREDGETIPGTENYTIVERDGVRVGVVGLVDEAIEPKTAVDFEEHGYRVADYSEVGGRIATKLKTEEDVDVVVAAAHIGVPDSKELARETENIDVIVTGDDEIDYPPRETSGTVITEATARGEYVGELNLTVTEDSVRMESGRIVEVTDDASVDETARDVVAEARSDQLSKRVGRTNVPLDSTFSSNYHDETAWGNLVTDAFRNETGAEVAVTNAGGIRGDFVMEPGPVTYDDVYTSLPFGNYLVTKELTGEQLRELLASQVITLDSEEGQQYGAEPSLQVSGVTYEFATREGSGPLVRDVAVDGEPLRENATYAVTVNSYMADWSFEDRYGWSLADRPTVGTDYTLYGTAAANYVNHTSPVERDGEDRIRRVDRELGTGTVVEDAANATNGTVAVRFAVPDAVTNPTESTFRLENETSAVLSAESISLGDGNLTARFDATAFEALRANSDDVQLYGAYDDAEHGDSLVYRDQAVLNGAVPSGEDGDDGGDGTGEDAPDDAAATLEISSVSVSEGETATVAVNASSLPDGLSGGQVAVSVSDPSVATVTDASAGDAFGLTAGPNVTDDGAVVRFADLDGAVQPGATDATLATLTVAGESAGTTNVTVRVDALDGENGTALDVATRNGTVTTGPPPVVSGRSPADHDHDGTFEDLNGNGRLDYDDVVTLFEHIESGVVEDHHSAYDFNGNGRVDYEDVVTLYEAL; encoded by the coding sequence GTGACACGAACGGGAACCCGGTCCGGTCGACGGACGCTCGTCGCTCTCGTCGCAGTGATTCTCGTGGTCGCCGCCACGCCGCTCGGCGCGGTCTCGGTCGGGGCTGCCACGACGCAACAAACCGCAGGAAACGCGGGTAAGAACCTCGCGTCCGCAGGGAACACGGCCCAGGATACCACCATCGAAAGCAGTGCGAGCCGGAACGCAACGACGCTGACGATTCTCTCGTACAACGACGTCCAGACGGCGGCCTCTGACCCAGACGCGATGGGACGGTTCGTCGGGACGCTGCACGAACGGCGCGCCGCCCACGACAACCCGACCGTGGTCGTCGGCGGCGGCGACCAGGTCAGTCCCAGTTCGCTCTCGCCGGTGAGCCAGTGGCGCGTGCCGGTCCGGACGCTCAACGTCGCGAACCCGGACGCCGAAGTCGTCGGGAATCACGACCTCGACTACGGCTTCGAACCGGTCGAGAACTACAGCGAGGCCTCGGAGTTCCCCTGGCTGGCCGCGAACGTCGTCCGCGAGGACGGCGAGACGATTCCGGGGACGGAGAACTACACCATCGTCGAGCGCGACGGCGTCCGCGTCGGCGTCGTCGGCCTCGTCGACGAGGCCATCGAACCCAAGACGGCGGTCGACTTCGAGGAACACGGCTACCGCGTCGCCGACTACAGCGAGGTCGGCGGTCGCATCGCGACGAAGCTAAAGACCGAGGAGGACGTCGACGTGGTCGTCGCCGCGGCCCACATCGGCGTCCCCGATTCGAAGGAACTCGCCCGCGAGACGGAGAATATCGACGTCATCGTCACGGGCGACGACGAGATCGACTACCCGCCCCGGGAGACGTCGGGGACTGTCATCACCGAGGCGACCGCCCGCGGCGAGTACGTCGGCGAACTGAACCTCACGGTGACCGAGGACTCGGTCAGGATGGAGAGCGGCCGCATCGTCGAGGTCACCGACGACGCGTCCGTCGACGAGACGGCGCGGGACGTCGTGGCCGAGGCCCGCAGCGATCAGCTCTCGAAGCGGGTCGGCCGGACGAACGTCCCACTCGACTCGACGTTCTCGTCGAACTACCACGACGAGACCGCCTGGGGGAACCTCGTCACCGACGCTTTCCGCAACGAGACGGGCGCTGAAGTGGCGGTGACGAACGCCGGCGGCATCCGCGGCGACTTCGTGATGGAGCCGGGGCCGGTCACCTACGACGACGTCTACACCTCGCTACCCTTCGGGAACTACCTCGTCACGAAGGAACTCACCGGTGAACAGCTCCGGGAACTCCTGGCCAGTCAGGTGATCACCCTCGACTCCGAGGAGGGTCAGCAGTACGGCGCCGAGCCGTCGCTCCAGGTCAGCGGCGTCACCTACGAGTTCGCGACCCGCGAGGGAAGCGGTCCCCTCGTCCGCGACGTCGCGGTCGACGGCGAGCCGCTGCGCGAGAACGCCACCTACGCCGTGACGGTCAACTCCTACATGGCGGACTGGAGCTTCGAGGACCGCTACGGCTGGTCGCTGGCCGACCGACCCACGGTCGGTACCGACTACACCCTCTACGGGACCGCCGCCGCGAACTACGTGAACCACACCTCACCGGTCGAGCGCGACGGCGAGGACCGGATCCGCCGCGTCGACCGTGAACTCGGCACCGGGACGGTCGTCGAGGACGCGGCGAACGCCACGAACGGGACGGTCGCGGTCAGGTTCGCGGTTCCAGACGCAGTCACGAACCCCACCGAGTCGACGTTCCGTCTGGAGAACGAGACGTCGGCGGTCCTCTCCGCGGAGTCGATCTCGCTCGGTGACGGGAATCTCACCGCCCGCTTCGACGCCACCGCGTTCGAGGCGCTGCGAGCGAACAGCGACGACGTCCAGCTGTACGGCGCGTACGACGACGCCGAGCACGGCGACTCACTGGTCTACCGCGACCAGGCCGTCCTCAACGGGGCAGTTCCATCCGGTGAGGACGGCGACGACGGTGGAGACGGTACCGGCGAAGACGCGCCGGACGACGCGGCGGCGACCCTCGAGATCTCGTCCGTCTCGGTCAGCGAGGGCGAGACGGCGACGGTCGCGGTGAACGCGTCGTCGCTCCCCGACGGCCTCTCCGGGGGACAGGTTGCCGTGTCGGTGTCGGACCCCTCGGTCGCGACGGTCACCGACGCCAGCGCCGGCGACGCCTTCGGGCTGACCGCCGGGCCGAACGTCACCGACGACGGTGCCGTCGTCCGGTTCGCAGACCTCGACGGCGCGGTCCAGCCGGGAGCCACGGACGCGACGCTCGCGACCCTGACAGTCGCCGGCGAATCGGCGGGGACGACGAACGTCACCGTCCGCGTCGACGCGCTGGACGGCGAGAACGGGACGGCCCTCGACGTCGCGACGCGGAACGGCACCGTGACGACGGGCCCGCCGCCCGTGGTGTCCGGACGGTCGCCCGCCGACCACGACCACGACGGGACCTTCGAAGACCTCAACGGCAACGGTCGGCTGGACTACGACGACGTCGTCACACTCTTCGAACACATCGAGTCGGGCGTCGTCGAGGACCACCACAGCGCGTACGACTTCAACGGCAACGGCCGCGTCGACTACGAAGACGTCGTCACGCTGTACGAGGCGCTGTAG
- a CDS encoding DUF368 domain-containing protein — translation MSTPSDHATEDYTVRGSVPPLREWLRVYVIGLFMGSADAVPGVSGGTIALIAGIYERLITAVTAVTPQRFVRGVTALLPIRGGVSIPQALDVWEDVDGWFLIALLGGIFTAVIAVTGVVDWANEYHPRELLGFFFGLIAASAVILLRAIDIEGTDEIAAAVAGFAVAFLASGINSGGGDSSLLVVFVAGAFSVSAMILPGISGSLMLVILGLHAYLSAQLHAFLGALTGLVSGGSPADVVGSGSVVVAFIVGGLIGVLTIARIIRRALDANHGATLAFLVALVVGALRAPVFQIGQKGYAWNQETLLLFGGAAAVGAVIVLVLDWYAVDIDLDAV, via the coding sequence ATGAGTACCCCCTCCGACCACGCCACAGAGGACTACACTGTGCGTGGCTCCGTCCCGCCCCTCCGAGAATGGCTGCGCGTGTACGTCATCGGCCTGTTCATGGGATCCGCCGACGCCGTGCCGGGCGTCTCCGGCGGGACCATCGCGCTCATCGCCGGCATCTACGAACGGCTCATCACCGCGGTGACCGCCGTCACCCCGCAGCGGTTCGTCCGGGGCGTCACCGCCTTGCTTCCGATTCGCGGCGGCGTCTCGATACCGCAGGCGCTCGACGTCTGGGAGGACGTCGACGGCTGGTTCCTCATCGCCCTGCTGGGCGGCATCTTCACCGCCGTCATCGCCGTCACCGGCGTGGTCGATTGGGCTAACGAGTACCACCCGCGAGAACTCCTGGGTTTCTTCTTCGGCCTCATCGCCGCCTCCGCGGTCATCCTGCTCCGTGCCATCGACATCGAGGGAACCGACGAGATAGCCGCCGCCGTCGCGGGGTTCGCCGTAGCCTTCCTCGCGTCTGGGATCAACTCGGGCGGCGGCGATAGCAGCCTCCTCGTCGTGTTCGTCGCCGGCGCGTTCTCGGTCAGCGCGATGATCCTCCCCGGCATCTCGGGGTCGCTGATGCTCGTCATCCTCGGGCTGCACGCGTACCTCTCGGCGCAGTTGCACGCGTTTCTCGGTGCGCTCACCGGGCTCGTGAGTGGCGGCTCCCCGGCCGACGTCGTCGGTTCCGGCAGCGTCGTCGTGGCCTTCATCGTCGGCGGGCTGATCGGCGTCCTGACGATCGCCCGGATCATCAGGCGCGCGCTCGACGCCAACCACGGGGCGACGCTGGCCTTCCTCGTCGCCCTCGTCGTCGGTGCGCTCCGCGCACCGGTCTTCCAGATCGGACAGAAGGGCTACGCCTGGAACCAGGAGACGCTGTTGCTCTTCGGCGGTGCCGCCGCCGTCGGCGCCGTCATCGTCCTCGTGCTGGACTGGTACGCCGTCGACATCGACCTCGACGCGGTCTGA
- a CDS encoding M20 family metallopeptidase, giving the protein MDVADLTRELVSIPSHEDETAAGDFVESWLREQTAAAVERDEDGNVFARVGEGETTLALAGHHDVVPPDDSQVDADGSYVVERRDGRLYGRGTADMKGCVAAAMCALRDVDPAALGCELVFVSFVAEEAGCLGSEAAVDDGFAPDYAVVGEGSTGYSAAGVTDVAVAHKGRRGSTITAHGTAAHASEPESGENAIYRASDAVDVVRDLEFPSTDVMGHEVAGSVAVTEIDGGSAWNVVPERCEVTVDERTVPGERAPIERVEELPGVEWTVDQDLPPMACEDAAFADLVLGVAADSQDGTPEHVVKPHATDAGNLARAGTDCVVVGAAEPGEAHTADESVSLDVLERCYRIYRSVAERL; this is encoded by the coding sequence ATGGACGTCGCAGACCTCACGCGGGAACTGGTCTCCATCCCGAGTCACGAGGACGAGACTGCCGCGGGGGACTTCGTCGAGAGCTGGCTCCGCGAGCAGACCGCGGCCGCCGTCGAACGGGACGAGGACGGCAACGTCTTCGCGCGCGTGGGCGAGGGCGAGACGACGCTCGCGCTGGCGGGCCACCACGACGTGGTCCCGCCGGACGACTCGCAGGTCGACGCTGATGGATCTTACGTCGTCGAACGGCGAGATGGTCGCCTCTACGGTCGGGGAACCGCCGACATGAAGGGCTGCGTCGCCGCGGCGATGTGCGCGTTGCGGGACGTCGACCCTGCCGCCCTCGGCTGCGAACTCGTCTTCGTCTCCTTCGTCGCCGAGGAAGCGGGCTGTCTGGGTTCCGAAGCGGCGGTCGATGACGGCTTCGCGCCGGACTACGCCGTCGTCGGCGAGGGATCGACGGGGTACTCCGCAGCGGGTGTCACCGACGTCGCCGTGGCTCACAAGGGCCGTCGAGGAAGCACTATCACCGCCCACGGCACCGCCGCCCACGCCAGCGAGCCCGAGTCGGGGGAGAACGCCATCTACCGAGCCAGCGACGCCGTCGACGTCGTGCGCGACCTGGAGTTTCCGTCGACGGACGTCATGGGTCACGAGGTGGCCGGGAGCGTCGCCGTCACTGAAATCGACGGCGGGTCGGCCTGGAACGTCGTCCCCGAGCGCTGCGAGGTGACCGTCGACGAGCGGACGGTCCCGGGCGAGCGTGCCCCAATCGAGCGCGTCGAGGAGCTACCAGGCGTCGAGTGGACCGTCGACCAGGACCTCCCGCCGATGGCCTGCGAGGACGCGGCCTTTGCAGACCTGGTGCTGGGCGTCGCCGCCGACTCGCAGGACGGCACGCCCGAACACGTCGTCAAGCCCCACGCCACCGACGCCGGGAACCTCGCCCGGGCGGGCACCGACTGCGTCGTCGTCGGCGCGGCAGAGCCGGGCGAGGCCCACACCGCCGACGAGAGCGTCTCGCTGGACGTGCTCGAACGGTGCTACCGGATCTACCGCAGCGTCGCGGAACGACTGTAG
- a CDS encoding RidA family protein produces the protein MTRQTVSSGTQWEEEVGYSRAVRVGDRIEVSGTTATDEAGEIVGIGDPYAQASQAIENIESALADVDAALTDVVRTRMFVTDVDHYDAVGRAHGEAFGEIRPATSMYEVSALVEPELLVEIEATAIVAD, from the coding sequence GTGACACGCCAGACCGTCTCCAGCGGCACCCAGTGGGAGGAGGAAGTGGGATACTCGCGGGCCGTCCGCGTCGGCGACCGGATCGAAGTTTCGGGAACGACGGCGACGGACGAGGCGGGTGAAATCGTCGGCATCGGCGACCCGTACGCCCAGGCCAGTCAGGCCATCGAAAACATCGAGTCCGCGCTGGCCGACGTCGACGCCGCCCTCACCGACGTCGTCCGGACCAGAATGTTCGTCACCGACGTCGACCACTACGACGCGGTCGGGCGGGCCCACGGGGAGGCCTTCGGCGAGATTCGCCCGGCGACGAGCATGTACGAGGTGTCGGCGCTGGTCGAGCCAGAGCTGCTCGTCGAGATAGAGGCGACGGCGATAGTCGCTGACTGA
- a CDS encoding carboxypeptidase M32, with translation MTTDAESESDTDADAPGTYERFEKHVKRYHYVGDAGGVLQWDQEVMMPDEGTPARAKQLSTLSTVSHEMLTDDDLSGWLDELDGQNLDEGQRANVRETRREHERAVKVPSDLVERISETTSNALPVWKEAKAEDDFDAYADTLEEIIQLKREYAEAIDSDRDPYEVLFEEYEPYLGLDTAEQILERLRDELVPLIDDIDDSDVELADPFSGAYDEADQEELVRAALDTLGYDWDRGRLDTAPHPFSTGTQFDARVTTRFQAEDPLDAVGSTIHEFGHATYTQGLPREHYGTPLGDSRDLSVHESQSRLWENHVGRSRPFWELFADTVDDHLGVDAAPGAFYEAANTVHPDNLIRVEADELTYHMHIVLRFEIERDLIHGDLDVEEVPQVWNEKMEEYLGVRPDTDSEGCLQDIHWTHGSFGYFPTYSLGSVLAAQLYAAAEDDLGSLDGQIREGNFDPIHDWLTENVHAHGSRYTTDDLIREATGEEFTADYFLDYADAKYRELYDC, from the coding sequence ATGACGACAGACGCCGAGTCAGAGTCGGACACAGACGCCGACGCACCGGGCACCTACGAGCGCTTCGAGAAGCACGTCAAACGCTACCACTACGTCGGGGACGCTGGCGGGGTCCTCCAGTGGGACCAGGAGGTGATGATGCCCGACGAGGGGACGCCCGCCCGCGCAAAGCAACTCTCGACGCTGTCGACTGTCTCGCACGAGATGCTCACCGACGACGACCTGTCGGGGTGGCTCGACGAACTCGACGGACAGAATCTCGACGAGGGCCAGCGGGCCAACGTTCGGGAGACCCGCCGGGAACACGAGCGCGCGGTGAAGGTCCCCTCGGACCTCGTCGAGCGGATCTCCGAGACCACCTCGAACGCGCTGCCCGTCTGGAAGGAGGCCAAGGCGGAGGACGACTTCGACGCCTACGCCGACACCCTCGAAGAGATCATCCAGCTCAAGCGGGAGTACGCCGAGGCCATCGACTCGGACCGGGACCCCTACGAGGTGCTGTTCGAGGAGTACGAACCCTACCTCGGCCTGGACACCGCCGAACAGATCCTCGAACGCCTGCGCGACGAACTCGTCCCGCTGATCGACGACATCGACGACAGCGACGTCGAACTCGCCGACCCGTTCTCGGGGGCGTACGACGAGGCCGACCAGGAGGAACTCGTCCGGGCCGCCCTCGACACGCTGGGCTACGACTGGGACCGCGGCCGCCTCGACACCGCGCCCCATCCCTTCTCCACTGGGACGCAGTTCGACGCCCGCGTGACGACGCGGTTCCAGGCCGAGGACCCGCTCGACGCCGTCGGGTCGACGATTCACGAGTTCGGCCACGCGACGTACACCCAGGGCCTGCCCCGCGAGCACTACGGCACGCCGCTGGGCGACTCCCGTGACCTCTCCGTCCACGAGTCGCAGTCGCGCCTGTGGGAGAACCACGTCGGCCGATCCCGGCCGTTCTGGGAGCTCTTTGCCGACACCGTCGACGACCATCTGGGAGTCGACGCGGCACCTGGTGCGTTCTACGAGGCCGCGAACACCGTCCACCCGGACAACCTGATCCGGGTCGAGGCGGACGAGTTGACGTATCACATGCACATCGTCCTGCGCTTCGAGATCGAGCGCGACCTCATCCACGGCGACCTCGACGTCGAGGAAGTGCCGCAGGTGTGGAACGAGAAGATGGAAGAGTACCTCGGCGTTCGCCCGGACACCGACAGCGAGGGCTGCCTGCAGGACATCCACTGGACCCACGGCTCCTTCGGCTACTTCCCGACGTATTCGCTGGGCTCCGTGCTGGCCGCGCAACTCTACGCCGCCGCCGAGGACGACCTCGGTAGCCTCGACGGCCAGATCCGCGAGGGCAACTTCGACCCGATCCACGACTGGCTCACCGAGAACGTCCACGCCCACGGCAGCCGCTACACGACGGACGACCTGATCCGGGAGGCGACTGGCGAGGAGTTCACCGCCGACTACTTCCTCGACTACGCCGACGCGAAGTACCGCGAGCTGTACGACTGCTGA